The Deltaproteobacteria bacterium genome window below encodes:
- a CDS encoding UDP-3-O-acyl-N-acetylglucosamine deacetylase: MYSQRTIDNQVSCASVGLHTGRKISMTVKPAGVDEGITFVRQDAAGNNKRVRASIENVSDTTLATTVGNNGNAISTIEHLLSALRGMGIDNAEIELDGPEVPVMDGSALMFVDLIKSAGIREQGSGRRVLVIEKPVSVSDGESWAELGPAPEFRITYEIRFDHPLIGRQTYDLKLSEDSYEREISFARTFGFLRDVEYLQARGLALGGSLKNAVVLDDVRIINKEGLRHPEEFVKHKILDAIGDLYLIGMPILGHFKAFKSGHKLHFMLLKAVLEQPENWRIVRLDEGESPLEQRLSLPRSFAAEGDSARP; this comes from the coding sequence ATGTATTCGCAAAGAACAATCGACAATCAGGTAAGCTGTGCCAGTGTTGGTTTGCACACGGGAAGAAAAATAAGCATGACCGTCAAACCGGCCGGCGTGGATGAAGGGATTACGTTCGTCCGGCAGGACGCGGCGGGAAACAACAAACGGGTCAGGGCATCCATCGAAAACGTTTCCGATACGACCCTGGCGACGACTGTCGGCAATAACGGCAATGCGATTTCGACGATTGAGCATTTGCTTTCCGCCCTGAGGGGAATGGGGATCGACAATGCGGAGATCGAACTGGACGGTCCGGAAGTGCCCGTGATGGACGGCAGCGCCCTGATGTTTGTCGACCTGATTAAGAGCGCGGGCATCAGGGAACAGGGAAGCGGCCGGCGGGTTCTGGTCATTGAAAAACCCGTGTCCGTTTCGGACGGCGAAAGCTGGGCGGAACTGGGGCCGGCGCCCGAATTCAGAATCACGTACGAGATCCGGTTTGACCATCCCCTCATCGGCCGTCAGACGTATGATCTCAAGCTGTCGGAGGATTCCTACGAGCGGGAAATCTCCTTCGCGAGGACGTTCGGTTTCCTCAGGGATGTGGAATATCTCCAGGCACGGGGACTGGCCCTGGGTGGATCGCTCAAAAACGCCGTCGTTCTGGATGACGTGAGAATCATAAACAAGGAAGGTCTCCGTCACCCCGAAGAATTTGTGAAGCACAAAATCCTTGATGCAATCGGCGATCTCTATTTGATCGGTATGCCCATTCTGGGGCATTTCAAAGCCTTTAAATCCGGTCACAAACTCCACTTCATGCTTTTAAAGGCGGTGCTGGAACAGCCGGAAAACTGGCGGATTGTCCGCCTCGACGAAGGCGAATCACCGCTGGAACAACGTCTTTCCCTCCCCCGATCGTTTGCGGCTGAAGGTGATTCGGCACGTCCTTAG
- a CDS encoding epoxyqueuosine reductase QueH, with amino-acid sequence MKILLHICCGPCAIHPLGYLRSAGHDVEGFFYNPNIHPYAEYRKRLETLQIFAREESLPLEVDPGYPVERYFQRVSFDEGDRCRHCYEERLHAAFSKAVERKADALTTTLLYSRYQKHDLIAKTAEELSARYGVTFFYHDFREGWREGIRISKERGMYRQNYCGCIFSERERFCKA; translated from the coding sequence ATGAAAATCCTCCTGCATATCTGCTGTGGCCCCTGCGCCATCCACCCCCTGGGATATTTGCGGTCGGCGGGGCACGACGTGGAGGGCTTTTTTTATAACCCGAACATCCATCCCTACGCTGAATACCGGAAACGTCTGGAAACGTTGCAGATCTTTGCCCGCGAGGAATCCCTGCCCCTGGAGGTTGACCCGGGTTATCCCGTGGAGCGGTATTTCCAGCGCGTGTCCTTTGATGAGGGTGATCGTTGTCGCCATTGTTACGAAGAGCGGCTGCACGCAGCGTTCTCCAAAGCGGTGGAAAGGAAGGCGGATGCCCTGACAACGACGCTTCTGTACAGCCGCTATCAGAAACATGACCTGATCGCGAAGACGGCGGAAGAACTGTCGGCCCGATACGGCGTGACCTTTTTCTACCATGATTTCCGGGAGGGTTGGCGGGAAGGCATCCGGATATCGAAGGAACGGGGCATGTACCGGCAGAACTACTGCGGCTGTATTTTCAGCGAGCGGGAACGGTTCTGCAAGGCCTGA